The genomic region CATGAAATTTCAAGGAAGAATTGGGATCAAAAGTGTAGTGCCAATTTTGGACATTTTTAGCAGAGCGATTAACAAGTAGATTCTTTATATAAAAAATATTAGGTACGTAATATATCTATAATATCAATTAGATTTCTGCAAATATAATAAAATAAAATTGACATATACGGCTAATGGACATTATACTGTATTGTATGGAAGCGCTTCCAATTTGCTTTGTCAGGTTTAAATGAATCATTTTTTGTATAGCTATTATTTCAGAAGGAGTGTTAGATGCGTACTAGAGTATTTATTATGTCAATATTGATTGCATGTCTTGCTTTCACACCATTAGTGGCACAAGGGTCACAGGAACAAAAACAAGAAGGACCTGTTGGAATTGAATTCTTTTCAATGAAAAATGAAGCTCAGGGTGTAATGGGAACTTTGGTAGATAATTTTGAGAAACAGAATCCGGATATTAAAATTACTCAAACTTTTGTTCCTGATAATGAAACTGTATTTAAGACCCGATTAGCATCGAAGGATGTTCCTGACGTGACGAATATTTTTCCTGCTACTCCGTTTTATAAAAAAGTGTTTACAGAGGGATTCCTTGCTGATTTGACGGGTCAAAAATTTTTAGATCAAGTACCTGAATTTGTACGGAAAATAGCTGAAGCTGATGGAAAAGATTTTGCACTTCCTGTTACTTTAAGTATTTTTGGGTTGTATGTAAGGACTGATATACTAGAGAAATATAATTTGCCGAAACCTACAACATATGATTTGCTAATCAGCGATTGTAAAGCTCTTAAACAACATGGTATTATACCTATTTCTTTTGCAGATAAAGATACTTGGACTATAGGACAAATTCTTGAACGATTGATTGGTGTTATTAACAATGACAATGACAGTGAATTTAAGAAAATTGCTGATGGGTCACTTGCTGTTGCGGATTCTTCAACGTTGCGGACTTTCGCAAAAATGATGGTAGAGTTGCATGAGTATAGCTATGATGATTCGATGGCTGTTTCTTATGATGATTCTCTGGCGGATGTAGCAAGTGGAAAATGCGCTATGTTTATTATGGGGAGCTGGTCTTTGGGAACTATTGAAACGAGTGATCCTAATATTGATACAAAACTTGAAATGATTCCTTTCCCAAATCCGACAGGAGGAGAAACAAGGGTTCCAATCAATATTGATACTGCTTATAGTATTTCAGCTACGACTCCTCATAAGGATGCATGCCTTAAGTTCC from Spirochaetia bacterium harbors:
- a CDS encoding extracellular solute-binding protein, whose amino-acid sequence is MRTRVFIMSILIACLAFTPLVAQGSQEQKQEGPVGIEFFSMKNEAQGVMGTLVDNFEKQNPDIKITQTFVPDNETVFKTRLASKDVPDVTNIFPATPFYKKVFTEGFLADLTGQKFLDQVPEFVRKIAEADGKDFALPVTLSIFGLYVRTDILEKYNLPKPTTYDLLISDCKALKQHGIIPISFADKDTWTIGQILERLIGVINNDNDSEFKKIADGSLAVADSSTLRTFAKMMVELHEYSYDDSMAVSYDDSLADVASGKCAMFIMGSWSLGTIETSDPNIDTKLEMIPFPNPTGGETRVPINIDTAYSISATTPHKDACLKFLTFLSETNNAQLYADEEKTPNIIKGVNYNVVPFKSIVDNYLNKGKIFLTPVNIWPNGLRDQLKVPAQQLYIDKNVDAFLASCGKIIKDYYNK